In one window of Ruminococcus hominis DNA:
- a CDS encoding transketolase produces MDKLELMKTANEVRKGIVTAVHSAKAGHPGGSLSAADIFTYLYFEEMNIDPKEPKKADRDRFVLSKGHTAPGLYSALAHRGYFPVEDLKTLRHTGSYLQGHPDMKHIPGVDMSSGSLGQGISAAVGMALAAKLSNEDYRVYTLLGDGEIQEGQVWEASMLAGSRKLDNLVVIVDNNNLQIDGTIEEVNSPYPIDKKFEAFNFHVITINGNDMDEIAAALKEARETKGMPTAIIAKTTKGKGVSFMENAVGWHGKAPNDEEYKIAMEDLEKAGEALCQK; encoded by the coding sequence ATGGACAAATTAGAATTAATGAAAACAGCCAACGAAGTCCGTAAAGGAATCGTGACTGCTGTACATAGCGCAAAAGCCGGACATCCGGGCGGATCTTTATCTGCAGCAGATATCTTTACATATCTGTATTTTGAAGAAATGAACATTGACCCAAAAGAACCTAAGAAAGCAGACCGTGACCGTTTTGTTCTTTCAAAAGGACACACAGCACCGGGATTGTATTCTGCATTGGCACACAGAGGATATTTCCCTGTAGAAGATTTGAAAACACTTCGTCATACAGGTTCTTATCTGCAGGGACATCCGGATATGAAACATATCCCGGGTGTAGATATGTCATCTGGTTCACTTGGACAGGGAATTTCAGCCGCAGTAGGTATGGCACTTGCTGCAAAATTGTCTAATGAAGATTATCGTGTATATACACTTCTTGGAGATGGTGAAATTCAGGAAGGACAGGTATGGGAGGCATCTATGCTCGCAGGTTCCCGTAAACTGGACAACCTGGTTGTGATTGTAGATAATAATAATTTACAGATTGACGGAACAATTGAAGAGGTAAACTCTCCATATCCAATTGATAAGAAATTCGAAGCATTCAATTTCCATGTAATTACAATTAATGGTAATGATATGGATGAGATTGCAGCAGCTTTGAAAGAAGCAAGAGAGACAAAGGGAATGCCGACAGCAATTATTGCAAAGACAACAAAAGGAAAAGGTGTTTCCTTCATGGAGAATGCAGTAGGCTGGCATGGAAAAGCTCCAAACGATGAAGAATATAAGATCGCAATGGAAGATTTAGAGAAAGCAGGTGAAGCATTATGTCAGAAGTAA
- the fsa gene encoding fructose-6-phosphate aldolase, with product MKFFIDTAKVEDIKKANDMGVICGVTTNPSLIAKEGRVFEEVIAEIASIVDGPISGEVKATTTDAEGMIAEGREIAKIHPNMVVKIPMTVEGLKAVKVLTAEGIKTNVTLIFSANQALLAARAGATYVSPFLGRLDDISTRGTDLIAEIAEMFAVAGIETEIIAASVRNPIHVTDCALAGADIATVPYAVIEQMTHHPLTDAGIEKFKKDYIAVFGE from the coding sequence ATGAAATTTTTTATTGACACAGCAAAAGTAGAGGATATTAAAAAAGCAAATGATATGGGAGTAATCTGTGGAGTTACAACAAATCCATCTTTGATTGCTAAAGAAGGCCGTGTATTTGAAGAAGTTATCGCTGAGATTGCTTCTATCGTAGACGGACCGATCAGTGGAGAGGTAAAGGCTACTACAACAGATGCAGAGGGCATGATTGCAGAAGGACGTGAGATTGCAAAGATTCATCCAAACATGGTTGTTAAGATTCCAATGACAGTAGAAGGACTCAAAGCAGTTAAAGTTCTTACAGCTGAGGGAATCAAGACAAATGTGACATTGATCTTCTCTGCAAACCAGGCACTTCTTGCAGCAAGAGCTGGTGCTACATATGTATCACCATTCCTTGGAAGACTGGATGATATTTCTACAAGAGGAACAGATTTGATTGCAGAGATCGCAGAGATGTTTGCAGTTGCAGGAATTGAGACAGAGATCATTGCAGCAAGTGTAAGAAATCCAATCCATGTAACAGATTGTGCTCTTGCAGGAGCTGATATTGCAACAGTACCATATGCAGTAATTGAGCAGATGACACATCATCCATTGACAGATGCAGGAATTGAAAAATTCAAAAAAGACTATATTGCAGTATTTGGTGAGTAG
- a CDS encoding LacI family DNA-binding transcriptional regulator encodes MAEQSCEVEQLGKKVTSSDVAKHAGVSQATVSMVLNKKYNVSFSREVIERVEHSAEELGYELPKRKQKRESRREKLLVVFCPNLTNPYYVMLLQGIESRATEQGYGLFVCNTQRSLVLEEQYLKMLSSLNPRGVIYTCNPSRCYLEMIEELSKTIPFAIINNQNEKLEVDAVELDNSKLGRIMARHLLDLGHKKVAYIAPPLTVRQKQRSKRVEGFLKEFSEAGLANGVVIKSANESIDQDVPGIDSEYRIGYDLTKEVLEEHGDVTAIVGLNDMIAFGILDALYDEKYKVPNDMSVMGCDNTLFSKMRKLSLTTIEHFVIYKGRDACDIIMKKIKSADQKYGEIQPISIYHVEYEPQLVARGTTSYPPGKKTKINAKKKNINKY; translated from the coding sequence ATGGCAGAACAGAGCTGTGAGGTAGAGCAATTGGGAAAAAAAGTAACATCTTCAGATGTGGCAAAACATGCAGGAGTATCGCAGGCAACGGTATCTATGGTATTAAATAAGAAATATAATGTCTCATTTTCTCGAGAAGTAATAGAGAGAGTAGAGCACTCAGCAGAAGAACTTGGGTATGAGCTTCCAAAACGAAAGCAAAAAAGGGAGAGCAGAAGAGAAAAACTGCTGGTAGTATTTTGCCCAAATCTGACCAATCCATATTATGTGATGTTGTTGCAGGGAATTGAATCACGCGCAACGGAACAAGGATATGGATTGTTTGTCTGTAATACACAGAGAAGTCTTGTGCTGGAGGAACAGTATTTGAAAATGTTATCGTCTCTGAATCCACGAGGTGTGATTTATACTTGTAATCCGAGCCGGTGTTATCTGGAAATGATAGAAGAATTATCAAAAACCATTCCATTTGCAATTATTAATAATCAGAATGAAAAACTAGAAGTTGATGCAGTGGAGCTTGATAATTCAAAACTGGGCAGGATCATGGCGAGACATTTGTTAGATTTGGGACATAAGAAAGTGGCATACATCGCACCGCCGCTCACAGTGCGGCAAAAACAACGTTCAAAGCGGGTGGAAGGATTTTTAAAAGAGTTCAGTGAAGCCGGTTTGGCAAATGGCGTTGTTATCAAGTCTGCAAATGAATCCATTGATCAGGATGTACCGGGTATTGATTCGGAATATCGGATTGGATATGATTTAACAAAAGAAGTACTGGAGGAGCATGGAGATGTGACTGCAATCGTAGGGCTGAATGATATGATTGCATTTGGAATTTTGGATGCACTTTATGACGAAAAGTACAAGGTGCCAAATGACATGTCGGTTATGGGGTGTGACAATACCTTATTTTCTAAAATGAGAAAACTATCTTTAACTACGATAGAGCATTTTGTCATTTATAAAGGCAGAGATGCCTGTGATATTATAATGAAGAAGATAAAAAGTGCTGATCAGAAATACGGAGAAATCCAGCCAATCAGTATTTATCATGTGGAATATGAGCCTCAGCTTGTGGCGAGGGGGACGACATCATATCCACCGGGTAAAAAAACAAAAATTAATGCAAAAAAGAAAAATATTAATAAATATTAA
- the recR gene encoding recombination mediator RecR — MEYYSNQISRLIEEFSRLPGIGAKSAQRLAFHIINMPKEQVENLAKTMVDARNNVRYCAQCCTLTDREICPICSNPDRDHKTIMVVESPRDLAAYEKTGKYNGVYHVLHGAISPMLGIGPGDIKLKELMARLQGDVDEVIIATNSSLEGETTAMYISKLIKPVGIKVSRIASGVPVGGDLEYIDEVTLLRALDGRTEL; from the coding sequence ATGGAATATTATAGTAATCAGATCAGCCGGTTGATAGAAGAGTTTTCAAGACTTCCGGGAATCGGTGCAAAGTCAGCACAGAGATTGGCATTTCATATTATTAATATGCCGAAAGAGCAGGTAGAGAATCTTGCGAAAACCATGGTAGATGCACGTAACAACGTGCGCTACTGTGCACAGTGCTGTACTCTTACGGATCGGGAGATATGTCCAATTTGCAGTAATCCAGACCGAGACCATAAGACAATCATGGTAGTTGAAAGTCCGAGAGATTTGGCAGCATATGAGAAAACCGGAAAATATAATGGTGTGTATCACGTGCTTCATGGAGCTATTTCACCGATGCTCGGAATCGGACCTGGCGATATTAAATTAAAAGAATTGATGGCTCGCCTTCAAGGGGATGTTGATGAGGTGATCATTGCGACAAACTCAAGTTTAGAAGGTGAAACAACAGCAATGTACATTAGTAAATTGATTAAGCCGGTTGGAATCAAAGTCAGCCGGATTGCCAGCGGTGTTCCGGTCGGCGGTGATCTGGAATATATCGATGAAGTGACACTTTTGAGAGCACTGGATGGCAGAACAGAGCTGTGA
- a CDS encoding YbaB/EbfC family nucleoid-associated protein has product MAKRGGFPGGGMPGNMANLMKQAQKMQRQMEEQAKEMETKEFTATAGGSAVEVTMSGKREVVRVKLSEEVVDPDDIEMLEDLIVAATNEALRKVDEESGAAMSKLTGGLGGGMPGLF; this is encoded by the coding sequence ATGGCAAAACGTGGTGGTTTCCCAGGTGGCGGAATGCCGGGGAATATGGCAAATTTAATGAAGCAGGCTCAGAAGATGCAGCGTCAGATGGAAGAGCAGGCAAAGGAAATGGAGACAAAAGAATTTACAGCAACAGCTGGAGGCTCAGCTGTAGAAGTGACAATGTCTGGTAAGAGAGAAGTAGTCAGAGTGAAACTGTCTGAAGAAGTAGTGGATCCGGATGACATTGAGATGTTAGAAGATTTGATCGTTGCAGCAACGAATGAAGCACTTCGTAAAGTTGATGAAGAATCAGGTGCTGCAATGTCTAAACTGACAGGTGGACTTGGCGGCGGAATGCCGGGGTTATTTTAA
- the dnaX gene encoding DNA polymerase III subunit gamma/tau, with protein MSYTALYRKFRPTTFEDVKGQDHIIKTLQNQIKADRIGHAYLFCGTRGTGKTTVAKIFAKAVNCEHPVDGSPCGECAMCKAIAAGTSMNVIEIDAASNNGVDNIREIREEVAYRPTEGRFKVYIIDEVHMLSIGAFNALLKTLEEPPEYVIFILATTEVHKIPITILSRCQHYDFHRITIDTIAGRMNDLMEIEQVDVEQRAIRYIAKAADGSMRDALSLLDQCIAFYLGQKLTYDNVLEVLGAVDTDVFSRLLRNIIARDVPKVLDTVEELVMQGRELSQLTADFTWYLRNLLLVKTSDNMEDVLDVSSENLQQLKEEAQMIEVDTLLRYIRIFSELSGQMKYATQKRVLLEVALIKLCTPAMEVNTDSLLDRIRAVEDRLDRELEAVQEKVVYVNASEVNSIAGNTNSSSRKSQPKPELPDAVPEEIQKVVQNFRSIADEVSAPTSIYLKQARLSLGGDNRLLIVLSDSIAAESVKREDHKQEIESVIEQRIGKKVEVEVRQLDDGRRFEDTFVDLEKHMEKVINMEITVED; from the coding sequence ATGTCATATACGGCATTATACAGAAAGTTCCGTCCGACTACATTTGAGGATGTAAAGGGTCAGGATCATATTATAAAGACATTACAGAATCAGATTAAGGCAGACCGTATCGGACATGCGTATCTATTTTGCGGAACTCGTGGAACAGGAAAGACGACTGTGGCAAAAATATTTGCCAAGGCAGTGAATTGTGAACATCCGGTGGATGGAAGTCCATGTGGAGAGTGTGCGATGTGCAAAGCGATTGCAGCCGGCACGTCGATGAATGTGATTGAGATTGATGCGGCATCTAACAATGGTGTGGATAATATTCGAGAGATCCGGGAGGAAGTGGCGTATCGTCCGACGGAAGGACGCTTTAAGGTTTACATTATTGATGAGGTGCATATGTTGTCTATCGGAGCATTTAATGCACTTTTAAAGACATTGGAGGAACCGCCGGAGTATGTGATATTTATTTTGGCAACAACGGAGGTTCATAAGATTCCAATCACAATTTTATCTCGATGTCAGCATTATGATTTTCATCGAATTACGATTGATACGATTGCAGGCCGAATGAATGATCTGATGGAAATTGAACAGGTGGATGTTGAGCAGAGAGCAATACGATATATTGCAAAGGCTGCAGACGGCTCGATGCGTGATGCGTTGAGTCTTCTGGATCAGTGTATTGCATTTTATCTGGGGCAGAAGCTGACGTATGATAATGTTTTGGAAGTGCTTGGTGCAGTGGATACCGATGTCTTCAGCCGTTTGCTTCGTAACATTATAGCGAGAGATGTTCCTAAGGTTTTGGATACGGTGGAAGAACTGGTAATGCAGGGGCGAGAGCTTTCGCAATTGACGGCGGATTTCACTTGGTATCTTCGTAACTTGCTTCTCGTTAAGACTTCTGATAATATGGAAGATGTTCTGGATGTGTCTTCAGAAAATCTTCAGCAGTTAAAAGAAGAAGCACAGATGATAGAAGTGGATACACTGCTTCGCTATATCCGTATTTTTTCGGAATTATCCGGCCAGATGAAATATGCGACACAGAAGAGAGTGCTCTTGGAAGTGGCGTTGATCAAGTTATGTACACCGGCGATGGAAGTGAATACGGATAGTTTGCTGGATCGGATCCGTGCGGTGGAAGACCGATTAGATCGTGAACTGGAAGCGGTACAGGAGAAGGTAGTGTACGTCAATGCGTCTGAGGTCAATAGTATAGCAGGGAATACGAATTCTTCTTCAAGAAAAAGCCAGCCGAAACCAGAGCTGCCGGATGCAGTACCGGAGGAAATACAGAAGGTGGTGCAAAATTTCCGCTCTATCGCAGATGAGGTATCTGCACCGACTAGTATTTATCTGAAACAGGCAAGATTAAGTCTGGGAGGAGATAATCGGTTATTGATTGTTCTGTCTGATAGTATTGCAGCGGAAAGTGTGAAGAGGGAAGATCATAAGCAAGAAATCGAGTCGGTGATTGAGCAGAGAATCGGCAAGAAGGTTGAAGTTGAGGTGCGTCAGCTAGATGACGGGCGAAGATTTGAAGATACATTTGTAGATTTAGAAAAACACATGGAAAAAGTAATTAACATGGAAATAACAGTGGAGGATTGA
- a CDS encoding 6-phosphofructokinase: MLRIGMLTSGGDCQALNAAMRGVVKGICTKRDDVEIYGFQDGYKGLIYGNFSMLTPKDFSGILTRGGTILGTSRQPFKLMRVPDADGLDKVEAMKHTYYKLNLNCLVILGGNGTHKTANLLREEGLNVVTLPKTIDNDLWGTDMTFGFQSAVDIATDTIDRIHTTATSHSRVFIIEIMGHKVGHVTLHAGIAGGADIILLPEIPYDIKAISDVIQKRTKAGKKFTILAVAEGAISKEDAKLKKKEYKEKLAKRKYPSIAYELAEQIEKTTDKEVRITVPGHTQRGGSPCAYDRVFATRVGAKAAELILNQEYGYMVAMRDGEITKVPLEEVAGKLKYVDPKCSFIQEAKMIGISFGDE; encoded by the coding sequence ATGCTTAGAATTGGAATGTTGACAAGTGGTGGAGATTGTCAGGCGCTGAACGCAGCAATGCGAGGAGTTGTGAAAGGAATCTGCACAAAGCGTGATGATGTAGAGATTTATGGTTTTCAAGATGGATATAAAGGATTAATATATGGTAACTTTAGCATGTTGACTCCGAAAGATTTTTCGGGAATTCTGACACGTGGAGGTACGATTCTTGGAACATCAAGACAGCCGTTTAAATTGATGCGTGTGCCGGATGCCGATGGTCTTGATAAGGTTGAAGCTATGAAGCACACATATTATAAGCTGAATTTGAATTGTCTTGTGATTCTTGGTGGTAATGGAACACATAAGACAGCAAACCTGCTTCGCGAGGAAGGGCTGAATGTAGTAACTTTACCAAAAACAATTGATAACGATCTCTGGGGAACAGATATGACGTTTGGATTCCAGAGTGCAGTAGATATTGCGACAGATACAATTGACCGCATTCACACAACTGCAACATCACACAGCAGAGTATTTATTATTGAGATAATGGGACATAAAGTAGGTCACGTTACATTGCATGCAGGAATTGCAGGCGGAGCTGATATCATTCTTCTTCCGGAAATTCCATATGATATTAAGGCGATTTCTGATGTGATTCAGAAACGCACAAAGGCGGGTAAGAAATTTACGATTCTTGCGGTAGCGGAAGGTGCGATTTCAAAAGAAGATGCGAAGCTGAAGAAGAAAGAGTATAAAGAAAAGCTTGCAAAGAGAAAATATCCTTCTATTGCATACGAGTTGGCTGAACAGATTGAGAAGACAACAGATAAGGAGGTTCGAATTACAGTTCCGGGACATACACAGCGCGGCGGTTCTCCATGTGCATATGATCGTGTATTTGCAACAAGAGTCGGAGCTAAGGCAGCAGAGTTGATTTTAAATCAGGAATATGGATACATGGTAGCAATGCGTGACGGAGAGATTACAAAGGTTCCGCTGGAAGAGGTTGCCGGAAAGCTGAAATATGTCGATCCAAAATGCAGTTTTATTCAGGAAGCGAAAATGATAGGAATTAGCTTCGGAGATGAATAA
- a CDS encoding phospho-sugar mutase translates to MYQDEYKRWMEADLEDADLKPELTKIEGNDDEIKERFAVALKFGTAGLRGVLGAGTNRMNIYVVRQATQGLANWVKTQGGTQTVAISYDSRIKSDVFAKNAASVLAANGIKVRIYDALMPVPALSFAIRYYNCNAGVMVTASHNPAKYNGYKAYGPDGCQMTDDAAAIVYDEIQKTDVLIGAKYMPFAQGVEEGLIRFVGDDCKRALYDAIEERQVRPDLCKTAGLKLVYSPLNGSGLVPVTQILKDIGITDVTIVPEQEYPNGYFTTCSYPNPEIFEALEKGLSLAKETGADLMLATDPDADRVGIAMKCPDGSYELVTGNEVGVLLLDYICAGRIEKGTMPKNPVAVKSIVSTPLADAVAEHYGVELRSVLTGFKWIGDQIAGLEAAGEVERFIFGFEESYGYLAGPYVRDKDAIIGSMLICEMAAYYRSIGSSLKQRMEEIYSEYGRYLNQIDSFEFPGLSGMDQMAGIMQGLREKPLEEIAGYKVVNVTDYKKPEETGLPAANVLIYKLENNETVIVRPSGTEPKIKIYYTTLGKNLEEAQAEKDKLSEALKPIMK, encoded by the coding sequence ATGTATCAGGATGAATACAAACGTTGGATGGAGGCTGATCTGGAGGACGCAGATCTGAAGCCTGAGCTGACAAAAATTGAAGGAAATGATGACGAGATTAAGGAGCGTTTTGCAGTTGCTCTTAAGTTTGGAACTGCAGGACTTCGCGGGGTTCTTGGAGCAGGTACAAACAGAATGAATATCTATGTTGTACGTCAGGCAACACAGGGACTTGCTAATTGGGTAAAAACTCAGGGTGGAACTCAGACTGTTGCAATTAGTTATGACAGCCGTATCAAAAGTGATGTGTTTGCGAAGAATGCAGCAAGTGTATTGGCGGCAAACGGAATCAAGGTTCGCATTTATGATGCGTTAATGCCTGTTCCGGCACTTTCTTTTGCAATTCGTTATTATAACTGTAATGCAGGTGTCATGGTGACAGCTTCTCATAACCCGGCAAAATATAACGGATATAAAGCGTACGGTCCGGATGGTTGCCAGATGACAGATGATGCTGCAGCTATCGTATACGATGAGATTCAGAAGACAGATGTATTAATAGGTGCGAAGTATATGCCATTTGCACAGGGTGTTGAAGAAGGTCTGATTCGTTTTGTTGGTGATGATTGCAAGAGAGCACTGTATGATGCAATCGAAGAGAGACAGGTTCGTCCGGACCTTTGCAAGACAGCAGGATTGAAGTTAGTATATAGTCCACTTAATGGTTCTGGATTAGTTCCGGTTACACAGATTTTAAAAGATATCGGAATTACAGATGTTACAATCGTTCCTGAGCAGGAATATCCAAATGGATATTTTACAACATGTAGCTATCCGAACCCAGAGATTTTCGAAGCTCTTGAGAAGGGTCTGAGTCTTGCGAAAGAGACAGGTGCAGATTTGATGCTTGCAACTGATCCGGATGCAGACCGTGTCGGTATTGCTATGAAGTGTCCGGATGGTTCGTATGAATTGGTTACTGGTAATGAAGTTGGAGTTCTTCTTCTTGATTATATTTGTGCAGGCCGTATTGAAAAAGGTACAATGCCTAAGAATCCGGTAGCGGTAAAATCTATCGTATCTACACCTCTTGCTGATGCTGTTGCAGAGCATTATGGTGTTGAGCTTAGAAGTGTTTTGACAGGATTTAAGTGGATTGGAGATCAGATTGCAGGACTTGAAGCAGCAGGAGAAGTTGAACGCTTTATCTTCGGATTTGAGGAGAGTTATGGATATCTGGCTGGTCCATATGTTCGTGATAAGGATGCAATCATCGGATCTATGCTGATTTGTGAGATGGCAGCATATTACAGAAGTATTGGAAGTTCTCTGAAACAGAGAATGGAAGAAATTTATTCTGAATATGGCCGTTACCTGAACCAGATTGATAGTTTTGAGTTCCCGGGACTTAGTGGTATGGATCAGATGGCTGGAATCATGCAGGGCTTAAGAGAAAAACCGCTTGAGGAGATTGCAGGATATAAGGTTGTGAATGTTACAGACTACAAGAAACCAGAAGAGACAGGGCTTCCGGCTGCAAATGTTCTTATTTACAAATTGGAAAATAATGAGACAGTTATTGTTCGTCCTTCAGGAACAGAACCTAAGATTAAGATTTACTACACAACACTCGGTAAAAATCTTGAGGAAGCACAGGCAGAGAAAGATAAGTTGTCTGAGGCTTTAAAACCAATCATGAAATAA
- a CDS encoding PD-(D/E)XK nuclease family transposase, which yields MKNMLQQYFPMIRTKEELTSEIKKSSVLSREFYSWKPEARKEFIDFCTGAKGVKMMYDFISKEILNPEVVPERVDELLSLLLGQEVHVKDVLPNDGTRIADESALVIMDIVVELQDKSIVNLEVQKIGYKFPGARSACYSADLLMRQYKKVRSKRKKKFNYNDIKDVYTIVLFEQSPGAFHEFPDDYLHQFHQCSNTGLKLNLLQKYLFVPLDIFLDSLQYKDIKIQNRLDAWLAFLGSDDPEIIIDIIERYPDFKEMYQQVYDICRNIEEVMGMFSKELLEMDRNTVELMIDEMQDEIKQQKETIQEKDEALQQNKEVIQQKDSELQEMQQKIKELQEELERTKGLK from the coding sequence ATGAAGAACATGTTACAACAGTATTTCCCAATGATTCGGACGAAGGAAGAACTGACGTCCGAGATTAAAAAGAGTTCTGTTCTGAGCAGAGAGTTTTACAGTTGGAAACCGGAGGCACGAAAGGAATTTATTGATTTTTGTACAGGAGCCAAAGGCGTTAAGATGATGTACGATTTTATCAGCAAGGAAATCTTAAATCCGGAGGTTGTACCGGAACGTGTGGACGAGCTATTATCACTTCTACTTGGTCAAGAAGTACATGTAAAAGACGTGCTTCCAAACGATGGAACGAGAATCGCGGATGAATCAGCACTTGTCATCATGGATATCGTGGTGGAATTGCAGGATAAAAGTATCGTGAACCTGGAAGTACAAAAAATCGGATACAAATTTCCAGGAGCAAGAAGTGCCTGCTATTCAGCAGATTTATTAATGCGCCAATATAAAAAAGTACGCAGTAAACGCAAGAAAAAGTTTAATTATAATGATATAAAAGACGTTTATACGATTGTTCTGTTTGAACAAAGTCCTGGAGCTTTTCATGAATTTCCAGACGATTATCTACATCAATTCCATCAATGTTCCAATACAGGATTAAAACTGAATTTATTACAGAAATATTTGTTTGTTCCGCTTGACATCTTCTTGGATTCTTTGCAATATAAAGATATCAAAATACAGAATCGACTGGATGCATGGCTTGCATTTTTAGGCTCGGATGACCCGGAAATCATTATTGATATCATCGAGCGATATCCGGATTTCAAGGAGATGTACCAGCAGGTCTATGATATCTGTCGAAACATCGAGGAGGTCATGGGAATGTTTTCGAAAGAGCTGTTGGAGATGGACAGGAATACTGTGGAGCTGATGATTGATGAGATGCAGGATGAGATAAAGCAGCAGAAAGAGACAATACAGGAAAAAGATGAAGCATTGCAACAGAATAAAGAAGTGATACAGCAAAAAGATAGTGAATTACAAGAAATGCAGCAGAAGATAAAGGAACTGCAAGAAGAACTTGAAAGGACAAAAGGTCTAAAGTAA